The sequence ATGTCCAGATCTCACGCCTAGCTCCTACCCCGAGTTCGAACCGCCAATCGAAGCCGAACCTCCAGAATCGGTGTCCGTGGTTCTCTAAGCCCGAAAAGCGCTCTCGCGGTGTATCCGCCGATAGCGGGGCAGTCATAATCGGGTCGTTTCTCCGGAGGAAACGGGGTGGAATCGCAGTTTGGAATGACCTGTAGGGCCGCGCCGAACCCCGACCACGAGCGGAGCCGCAGCACCCATCGACGTCGGTGCTGCGCGGCCGCTCACAGACACCGAGGCGGTCGATCGAACCAGCGACACGGGGGCGCAATCGCTATCGGTGGGAAGAAACACAAAGCGGGCGTTACGACGGACGAGACACCTCTCTTGCGATTCGCTGGCGATGACGAGACCGACACGCCGAACCGTCCCAACGACAGCCACGGGCACCGTGAGTCGGGCGCTCGACGAGACGACGCCACGCGCGACGCGGTCCGAAATACCACGCGATACCTAGATCAGAAATCGCCCGACTGCAACCGATTTTGGAACGCTGCCGACCCCGAAACCCCCGACAGCCGAGCATGCGCAGCGCCGCCTATCACGGGGTTCTGGCCGCGCTCCCCGGGTGAGGTGGGCGTTTTGCCCGCCTCGACGCCAACACCTAGCTCCACGCATCGCAGGCAGTCCCTCCATTCTTGCGGATCGAGACACCGATTTGGATGATCGAATTCCGGACGGAAAACCCCGCAAATCCCCTCTACAGCCCTCTCAAACCACCAAACCGATTTTGGAAAACGCTCCATCTCAACACGGCTCGCTGTCGGCCCCGAACACCGGTCCTACACGCCGTGGTCGCGGAATCGGTCCACGTCGATCGCGACGGAGAGATCGTCGAAGTCATCGTCGCCCCCGGCGACCAGTGTTGCGTCGTGTTCGTGGGCGAGCGCAACGGCGTACGCGTCGGCAAGCGAGATGTCCCCGTCGGCTTTCACCTCCGCAGCCCGTCGCCAGTCGGCCGAGACGATGCGAACGCCGCGCCGTTCGAGCGCCCGGAGGTCCCGATCCGCGTCCCGCAGCGACGCGTCCGTGGGCGTCTCGTCGACACCCTCGAACCGCGCCACGAGGTAGAACACTTCGCTAGCGTTCGTCTCAGCGAGGAATCCATCCGTTGCCCCGTCGAAGACCTCGTCGAGACGGTCGGCCACGGCCTCATGCCCCGGTTCGTTGTAGAGGAAGGCGATGATAGCCTCCGTATCGAAGACGTAGCCGCCGCTCATGCGTCCTCGGACGGACGAAGCCGTTCGGCACGTTGTGCCTCGCGGCGCCGGTCTTCGTCTTTCAGCTCGCGGACCCGCTCCAGGATGTCGCCGCGGTCGTGCTCCCCGGCGTGGATGCCGTGCAGTTCGTCGGGCGAGGGAACCGGCTCGACGACGATACACCCCTGCGCCTCGTAGATGAACACCTCGCCCGGCGTCTCGATGCCGAACTTCTCCCGCAGCGCCTTCGGGATGGTTGCCTGCCCCTTCTGGGAGACGTGTACTACTCGTGGTTCGTCTGTACTTCTTGACATCGTTAGTAGTACCTATGAGTTGCTGTAGTACTAAAGGTGTTGTCGGCAACTATCGGAGCCGCTGTTCGCGCTAGCGGTCGGA comes from Haloplanus sp. XH21 and encodes:
- a CDS encoding PIN domain-containing protein; amino-acid sequence: MSGGYVFDTEAIIAFLYNEPGHEAVADRLDEVFDGATDGFLAETNASEVFYLVARFEGVDETPTDASLRDADRDLRALERRGVRIVSADWRRAAEVKADGDISLADAYAVALAHEHDATLVAGGDDDFDDLSVAIDVDRFRDHGV
- a CDS encoding AbrB/MazE/SpoVT family DNA-binding domain-containing protein, whose amino-acid sequence is MSRSTDEPRVVHVSQKGQATIPKALREKFGIETPGEVFIYEAQGCIVVEPVPSPDELHGIHAGEHDRGDILERVRELKDEDRRREAQRAERLRPSEDA